The proteins below are encoded in one region of candidate division KSB1 bacterium:
- a CDS encoding PEP/pyruvate-binding domain-containing protein, which yields MADHDTHFENLVRELKEREKELNCLYRVQEVLHEQGKELGELLRQVVRVLPSGWQYPELCQAKIEYEGEVFQTDGYTESPIAQRETLFVQDKPVGQIVVSYVSEVPKGRDGYFLPEEGKLLRTVADLLGHAILYLELKRLYCKWDGLGAGAYGREGERWLAIVETLRKTDRKLYFYLARKMLRQLCRAGNEHAVSLLGEFGYSEALADQLQPEDPNRPSQKQSLEQILALSDRVFQIAAEHMSGEQIVLSIERWIREDKAMFFVRAIDNPNSSLDEVINAISRYRLSSSADVELSPANEKGVLVSLIRRLFYEQLELINVAKRYVTLPDVFSLTDRIVYHEESHGHLGGKSAGLFLAERIIRRLEDRYPVLRDVRTPKTWYVTSDTLTHFLNYNGLEDVHEQKYKDLEEIRFEYPNLIQIFKHSYFPPRIVSGLNAALDDLGDSPIVVRSSSLLEDRAGAVFSGKYKSLFLANQGSKQQRLEALMDAIAEVYASTFAPDPIEYRIEHGLLDFFEEMGIMIQQVVGHRVGNYFLPTFAGVAFTHNEFSWSPRIRREDGVIRMVPGLGTRAVDRVGDDYPTLVSPGKPNLRVNTTPEEIVRYSPKRVDLINLRTNSFETVDFARLVREHGEEIPGLELVISIFDGQMFHHPTSLFNVDLGRENVVVTFEGLLQRTNFTEQIRTMLEVLRESFCMPVDIEFAHDGSHLYLLQCRPQSRARGATPSPIPKDVPRERIVFTANRYVSNGQVPAITHIVYVDPAAYDSLSEQGELLQVGRAIGLLNKLLPRRQFILMGPGRWGSRGDVKLGVSVTYSDINRSAMLIEIARRKGNYVPELSFGTHFFQDLVESAIRYLPLYPDDEGVVFNEAFLLHAENQLPRFLPEFAWLSHVVRVIDVPAATNGQVLRVLMNADEERAIGFLAEPEGAQKAAGK from the coding sequence ATGGCCGACCACGATACACATTTCGAGAACCTGGTCCGCGAACTGAAAGAGCGGGAAAAGGAACTAAACTGCCTTTACCGCGTCCAGGAGGTGCTACACGAACAGGGGAAGGAGCTTGGCGAGTTGCTGCGCCAGGTCGTGAGGGTTCTGCCTTCCGGCTGGCAATACCCTGAGCTCTGTCAGGCGAAGATTGAGTACGAGGGGGAAGTATTTCAGACCGACGGGTACACGGAGAGCCCCATTGCGCAGAGGGAAACACTCTTTGTGCAGGACAAGCCCGTAGGCCAGATAGTGGTCTCTTATGTCAGTGAGGTCCCGAAGGGGAGGGATGGTTATTTCTTACCCGAGGAAGGCAAGCTCTTACGTACCGTGGCTGATCTTCTCGGTCACGCCATTCTTTACCTGGAACTGAAGCGCCTCTATTGCAAATGGGATGGCCTTGGTGCCGGCGCGTACGGTCGGGAGGGGGAGCGGTGGCTGGCCATTGTGGAGACTCTGCGCAAGACAGACCGCAAGCTCTACTTCTACTTGGCGCGGAAGATGCTGCGTCAACTCTGTCGCGCCGGCAACGAACACGCGGTCAGCCTTCTGGGGGAGTTCGGCTACAGTGAGGCGCTCGCCGACCAGCTGCAGCCAGAGGACCCGAACCGCCCGAGCCAGAAGCAGTCGTTGGAGCAGATTCTTGCCCTCAGCGACCGAGTGTTTCAGATCGCGGCCGAGCACATGAGTGGGGAGCAGATCGTGCTCTCCATCGAGCGCTGGATCCGCGAAGACAAAGCGATGTTCTTCGTGCGCGCCATTGACAACCCCAATAGCTCGCTGGATGAGGTCATCAACGCCATCTCCCGCTACCGTCTCAGTTCCAGCGCTGATGTGGAGCTCTCGCCTGCCAATGAGAAGGGCGTACTTGTCTCATTGATTCGTCGGCTCTTCTACGAGCAGCTAGAGCTCATCAACGTGGCCAAGCGGTACGTCACACTTCCAGACGTTTTTTCGCTCACCGACCGCATCGTGTATCACGAGGAAAGCCATGGCCATCTGGGGGGAAAAAGCGCCGGGCTCTTTCTCGCCGAGCGCATTATTCGCAGACTCGAGGATAGGTATCCGGTGCTGCGAGACGTGCGGACCCCCAAGACCTGGTACGTCACCTCCGATACCCTCACGCACTTTCTTAACTACAACGGACTGGAGGACGTGCATGAGCAGAAGTACAAGGACCTCGAAGAGATTCGCTTCGAGTACCCGAATCTCATCCAGATTTTCAAGCACTCTTACTTTCCGCCGCGCATCGTCAGCGGGCTGAACGCTGCGCTAGATGACCTGGGTGACTCGCCCATTGTCGTGCGCAGCTCCAGTCTTCTGGAAGACCGTGCAGGCGCGGTCTTCTCAGGCAAGTACAAGAGCCTTTTCCTTGCCAATCAGGGGAGCAAGCAGCAGCGGCTGGAGGCGCTGATGGATGCCATCGCGGAAGTCTACGCTTCCACCTTTGCCCCTGACCCCATCGAATACCGCATCGAGCACGGGCTACTAGATTTCTTCGAGGAAATGGGGATCATGATTCAGCAGGTGGTGGGCCACAGAGTTGGGAACTATTTCTTGCCCACTTTTGCAGGTGTGGCTTTTACGCACAATGAGTTTAGCTGGTCGCCGCGGATACGCCGCGAGGACGGAGTCATCAGGATGGTGCCTGGCCTTGGCACTCGTGCCGTTGATCGCGTGGGGGACGATTACCCGACGCTGGTTTCCCCAGGCAAGCCTAATCTCCGCGTGAACACCACGCCAGAGGAAATTGTGCGTTACTCGCCTAAGCGTGTTGACCTCATCAATTTGCGCACCAATTCGTTCGAGACTGTGGATTTTGCCCGGTTGGTCCGCGAGCACGGCGAAGAGATTCCAGGGTTGGAGTTGGTTATCTCGATCTTTGACGGGCAGATGTTCCATCATCCCACGTCCCTTTTCAATGTGGACCTGGGGAGGGAGAATGTGGTAGTGACCTTTGAAGGGCTCCTGCAGCGCACCAATTTCACTGAGCAGATCCGCACGATGCTGGAAGTGCTGCGGGAAAGCTTTTGTATGCCGGTGGATATCGAGTTTGCCCACGACGGGAGCCACCTTTACCTCCTGCAGTGCCGGCCACAGAGCCGGGCCCGTGGGGCCACTCCTTCCCCCATACCAAAGGATGTCCCTCGCGAGCGCATCGTTTTCACGGCCAATCGCTATGTGTCCAACGGCCAGGTGCCGGCCATCACGCACATTGTCTACGTGGACCCTGCGGCCTACGACAGTCTCTCTGAGCAAGGGGAGCTCCTGCAAGTGGGACGAGCCATCGGTCTACTGAACAAGCTGCTGCCCAGGCGTCAATTCATCCTCATGGGGCCAGGGCGCTGGGGCAGTCGCGGGGACGTGAAGCTTGGGGTCAGCGTGACCTATTCGGACATCAATCGGAGCGCCATGCTCATCGAGATCGCGCGCCGCAAGGGCAACTATGTGCCCGAACTCTCCTTTGGCACCCACTTTTTCCAGGATCTGGTGGAGTCGGCTATTCGCTACCTGCCGCTCTATCCAGACGACGAGGGCGTGGTTTTTAACGAGGCCTTCCTCTTGCACGCGGAAAACCAACTTCCAAGATTCCTGCCCGAGTTTGCCTGGCTGTCGCACGTAGTGCGAGTGATCGACGTGCCGGCCGCGACCAATGGGCAGGTCCTGCGGGTGCTTATGAACGCCGACGAAGAGCGGGCGATAGGGTTCCTGGCGGAGCCAGAGGGAGCGCAGAAAGCGGCAGGAAAATAG
- a CDS encoding Glu/Leu/Phe/Val dehydrogenase yields the protein MKAEGYNPFATAQAQFDKVAEMLKLDRGTRELLRNTQREYHFSIPVRMDSGEVQVFRGFRVVHNDARGPAKGGVRFHPQETIDTVRALAMWMTWKCAVVDIPLGGGKGGVVCNPHDLSMREQELLCRGWVRQVGWDIGPVRDVPAPDVYTNPQHMVWMMDEYETMHAGKYPGVITGKPVGLGGSLGRTEATGYGVVYTVREALKELGIDIKGTTASCQGFGNVAQYAIELFQQLGGKVVAASYWDEGDKTAYTFRRDSGLDMNELWPITDRLGAIDKAKAKAMGYEILPGDAWIEQDVDILIPAALENQINGTTVNKISKRVKLIAEGANGPTTLEADKVIQQRGIFLIPDFLANAGGVTCSYFEQVQCNTNFFWTKEEVLQRLDEKMTTAFHNVYELAKRRNLYMRDAAYVISIDRVAQAVKARGWV from the coding sequence ATGAAAGCAGAAGGCTATAACCCTTTCGCAACGGCCCAAGCGCAGTTTGATAAAGTCGCTGAGATGCTCAAACTGGACCGAGGGACCAGGGAGCTGTTGCGGAACACTCAGCGGGAATACCATTTTAGCATTCCTGTGAGGATGGATTCTGGGGAGGTACAGGTTTTCCGCGGCTTTCGCGTGGTGCACAACGACGCGCGCGGTCCGGCCAAGGGCGGAGTGCGTTTCCATCCCCAAGAGACCATTGACACGGTGCGCGCACTCGCAATGTGGATGACCTGGAAGTGCGCCGTCGTGGATATCCCTCTTGGCGGAGGAAAGGGAGGCGTGGTGTGCAATCCCCACGACCTCAGCATGCGCGAACAGGAGCTTCTATGTCGTGGGTGGGTCAGGCAAGTGGGGTGGGACATTGGCCCGGTGCGGGATGTACCTGCTCCCGACGTCTACACAAACCCGCAGCACATGGTGTGGATGATGGACGAGTATGAGACCATGCACGCCGGCAAGTACCCAGGCGTCATTACCGGCAAGCCAGTGGGCCTCGGAGGCTCACTGGGCAGGACGGAAGCCACCGGATACGGCGTGGTCTATACGGTGCGCGAGGCCCTGAAGGAGCTGGGCATCGACATCAAGGGCACTACCGCGAGCTGTCAGGGCTTTGGGAACGTTGCCCAGTACGCCATTGAGCTGTTTCAGCAGCTTGGAGGCAAGGTGGTCGCTGCCTCATATTGGGATGAGGGCGATAAGACCGCCTACACCTTCCGCCGCGACAGCGGACTGGACATGAATGAGCTTTGGCCGATTACGGACCGGCTAGGCGCGATCGACAAGGCTAAGGCAAAAGCGATGGGCTACGAGATACTGCCCGGCGACGCGTGGATTGAGCAAGATGTGGATATTCTGATCCCGGCGGCGCTGGAAAACCAGATCAACGGGACTACGGTCAACAAGATCAGCAAGCGGGTAAAGCTGATCGCCGAGGGAGCGAATGGACCCACCACCCTCGAGGCCGACAAGGTGATACAGCAGCGGGGTATCTTCCTCATTCCGGACTTTCTTGCTAACGCCGGCGGAGTAACGTGCAGCTACTTCGAGCAGGTCCAGTGCAACACCAACTTTTTCTGGACAAAGGAAGAGGTCTTGCAACGGCTGGACGAGAAGATGACCACAGCCTTCCACAACGTGTACGAGCTGGCCAAACGCCGCAACCTCTACATGCGTGATGCTGCCTACGTCATCTCCATCGACAGAGTTGCACAGGCCGTGAAAGCGCGTGGCTGGGTGTAG
- a CDS encoding amidohydrolase — GEQGGAALMIAEGALENPRPSAIFGLHVFPFPAGSIAYCPGPAMAAVDELRITVKGRQTHGASPWRGVDPVVVSAQIILGLQTIISRQVNLTEAPAIVTVGSIHGGVRNNIIPDKVELWGTIRSFGEQTREELHKRISRMASSIAEAAGAQAEVQIIRGYPVLVNDPELTRRMLPVLDRISVGGKATQVPPKTTAEDFAYFAQEIPGLFINLGVGSRGADPDTVAENHSPRFFVDESALMVGVRALAHLAVAYLESPRQ, encoded by the coding sequence GGGCGAACAGGGAGGTGCAGCGCTGATGATAGCTGAAGGGGCCCTGGAAAACCCGAGGCCATCGGCCATCTTTGGCTTGCATGTGTTCCCATTTCCTGCCGGGAGCATCGCCTACTGCCCTGGCCCGGCAATGGCCGCGGTGGACGAGTTGCGCATCACGGTCAAGGGGCGGCAGACGCACGGTGCGTCGCCCTGGCGGGGTGTGGACCCGGTGGTGGTGAGCGCGCAGATTATTTTGGGCTTGCAAACGATTATCAGTCGCCAGGTGAATCTTACCGAAGCTCCAGCAATTGTCACCGTGGGGAGCATCCACGGGGGGGTGCGCAACAACATCATTCCAGACAAGGTGGAGCTCTGGGGCACCATCCGGAGCTTTGGCGAGCAGACGCGTGAAGAGCTGCACAAGCGCATCAGCAGGATGGCCTCCTCCATCGCCGAGGCCGCCGGTGCCCAAGCAGAGGTGCAGATTATTCGCGGCTATCCCGTATTGGTGAACGACCCGGAGTTGACGCGCCGTATGCTCCCGGTTCTTGATCGCATTTCAGTAGGAGGAAAAGCCACACAGGTGCCACCGAAGACTACCGCAGAGGATTTCGCCTACTTCGCACAGGAAATCCCCGGCCTGTTCATTAACTTGGGGGTAGGCTCCAGGGGCGCGGACCCTGATACAGTGGCGGAAAACCACTCGCCGCGTTTCTTTGTGGACGAAAGTGCGCTCATGGTAGGTGTCAGGGCTCTGGCCCACCTGGCTGTGGCCTATCTGGAAAGCCCTCGCCAGTGA